One Anthonomus grandis grandis chromosome 13, icAntGran1.3, whole genome shotgun sequence DNA segment encodes these proteins:
- the LOC126744191 gene encoding uncharacterized protein LOC126744191 codes for MAMNKNSSNMGEEICHEEPDNIIEEASQHSFIILQNKSTDLVNTMQTELVGLDADEIGESYNNRDEMWTQNLRNIFENGVINFEENLVPATIEDHSDLALGNDFQEIQEPILQINLTQLENVLYERSDGNNENSDIIPDLQVVENPEEIQSHDSLQDVFQDK; via the exons ATGGCGatgaataaaaattccagtaaTATGGGGGAAGAAATATGTCATGAGGAGCCTGACAATATTATCGAAGAAGCGTCTCAACATAGCTTTATAATTTTGCAGAATAAAAGTACTGACTTAG TAAATACTATGCAGACGGAACTGGTAGGATTAGATGCAGACGAAATTGGGGAATCCTATAATAACAGAGATGAAATGTGGACacaaaatttgagaaatatatttgaaaacgGAGTTATTAATTTTGAAGAGAACCTTG TACCTGCAACGATTGAAGATCATTCAGATTTGGCACTGGGGAatgattttcaagaaattcaggAACCCATTCTCCAGATTAATTTGACTCAATTGGAAAATGTACTTTATGAACGTAGTGACGGTAATAATGAGAATTCGGACATAATACCCGACTTGCAAGTTGTGGAAAATCCAGAAGAAATTCAATCGCATGACTCTTTACAAGATGTatttcaagataaataa